The following are from one region of the Dehalococcoidia bacterium genome:
- a CDS encoding terminase, with translation MEQSVQRDIDNYYADPLGYVMYVFPWGQPGTPLANFKEGPDKWHLRLFAELTRHILDNLEAIERNKSPDPFRYGVASGHGVGKSACMAWLIKWLMATRPNCRGVVTANTEAQLKGKTWAELSKWNAIALDGKSYTVSATAIWRNDVANGERTWRFDALPWSEERSEGFAGLHNAGSAVVLIFDEASAIPDSIWEVAEGAMTDGEAYWFAFGNPTRNTGRFREIWGKFRGMWRRQKVDSRTVRITNKKILQQWQETYGEDSDFFKVRVRGEFPSAGDKQLIPVEIVDAAQQRELPADNGAPLIMGVDVARFGSAESVVRFRQGRDARSIPAKKWRGLDNMQLAYRIAELIDQHNPDAVNIDAGNGSGVIDRLRELGYRVNEVWFAGKKVNRRDAYNMRSSMWLDMRDWLNSGAIDGDKDLYDDLIGPEYGFSGPDGDKIVVEPKEKMVDRGLSSPDNGDALALTFAVRVAAPNLKVKRMRARSGQQAEGVDYNVYSV, from the coding sequence ATGGAACAATCGGTCCAACGGGACATCGACAACTACTACGCCGATCCACTTGGTTACGTGATGTATGTCTTCCCTTGGGGCCAGCCTGGCACGCCGCTGGCGAACTTCAAGGAAGGTCCCGACAAGTGGCACCTACGGCTGTTCGCGGAGCTGACGCGGCACATCCTGGACAACCTAGAGGCCATCGAGCGCAACAAGAGCCCGGACCCTTTCCGCTACGGCGTGGCAAGTGGCCACGGGGTCGGCAAGTCGGCGTGCATGGCGTGGCTCATAAAGTGGCTGATGGCCACCCGGCCGAACTGCCGTGGCGTGGTCACCGCGAATACCGAAGCGCAGTTAAAGGGTAAGACGTGGGCCGAGCTTTCCAAATGGAACGCCATAGCATTGGACGGCAAATCCTACACGGTCAGCGCGACAGCGATATGGCGCAATGATGTAGCAAACGGCGAACGGACTTGGCGCTTCGACGCGCTCCCCTGGTCTGAGGAACGAAGTGAAGGCTTCGCGGGGCTGCACAACGCTGGCTCCGCCGTGGTGCTTATCTTCGACGAGGCGTCCGCAATCCCGGACAGTATATGGGAAGTGGCGGAAGGGGCTATGACGGACGGCGAAGCCTACTGGTTCGCGTTCGGCAACCCCACTCGCAACACAGGTCGTTTCAGGGAGATATGGGGCAAGTTCCGTGGCATGTGGCGCCGGCAGAAGGTGGACAGCCGCACCGTACGTATCACAAACAAGAAGATCCTCCAGCAATGGCAGGAAACGTACGGCGAAGACTCCGACTTCTTTAAAGTCCGCGTACGTGGGGAGTTCCCCTCGGCGGGCGACAAACAGCTAATCCCTGTGGAGATCGTGGACGCGGCGCAACAGCGCGAGCTGCCGGCGGACAACGGCGCACCTTTAATTATGGGCGTCGACGTGGCGCGATTCGGTAGCGCCGAATCCGTCGTCCGGTTCCGCCAGGGGCGGGACGCACGGAGCATACCGGCGAAGAAGTGGCGCGGCCTGGACAACATGCAGTTGGCGTACCGAATCGCCGAACTAATCGACCAACATAATCCGGACGCTGTGAACATCGACGCCGGCAACGGCTCGGGTGTCATAGACAGGTTGCGCGAACTCGGGTACCGGGTTAATGAGGTCTGGTTCGCTGGCAAGAAAGTGAACAGGCGGGACGCATACAATATGCGGTCCAGTATGTGGTTGGACATGCGGGACTGGCTAAATTCCGGCGCGATAGACGGGGATAAGGACCTGTACGATGATCTAATCGGCCCCGAGTACGGATTCTCCGGCCCGGACGGAGATAAGATCGTCGTCGAGCCCAAGGAGAAAATGGTAGATCGGGGTTTGTCGAGCCCGGACAACGGCGACGCGCTGGCGCTGACCTTCGCGGTTAGGGTGGCGGCGCCCAATCTCAAGGTAAAGCGGATGCGTGCCCGGTCAGGTCAGCAAGCCGAGGGAGTGGACTACAACGTTTATTCGGTGTAG
- a CDS encoding phage head-tail adapter protein, giving the protein MSNAKQIIKRYERLKSDRGTLESHWQEIAERVMPNFSGAFDGSDDTKGDKRTSKMFDATASHGLERFAAAMESMLTPRNSKWHRLTPSDPVLAKSRNVSLWFEEVTRLLFAMRYSPRANFASQMHEKYMSLGAFGTAGMFVDERAGGGIRYHTLNLARVFFAENHDGIVDTMFRTLEYTARQAVQRWGKDRLPPAIVSAFEKDPDKPFKFLHAVMPREDVQHGRMDYKGMPFASYYVALDTQSVVSEGGYHAFPVPISRYVTGPGEVYGRSPAMLALPAIKTLNEQKKTLLKQGHRAVDPVLLLADDGVISTFNMRPGALNHGAMTAEGKRLVDILPTGNVAVGHQMMEMERQDINEAFLVTLFQILVDTPQMTATEVLERAREKGALLSPTMGRQQSESLGPLIERELDIMARQGLLPEMPPELVEAQGEYTIEYDSPLSRAQKAEEAAGMFRAMEFATAYATQTGDPSAFDHIDVDIAMPEIMTINAVPERWKRSAESIQALREQRAQTQQTQQMIEAAPAVSSVIKTQSQV; this is encoded by the coding sequence ATGAGCAACGCGAAGCAAATCATCAAACGGTATGAGCGGTTAAAGTCCGATAGAGGGACGCTCGAATCGCATTGGCAGGAAATCGCGGAGCGGGTCATGCCGAACTTCTCCGGCGCGTTCGACGGGTCGGACGACACCAAGGGCGACAAGCGGACAAGTAAGATGTTCGACGCCACCGCGTCGCATGGCCTGGAACGGTTCGCGGCTGCGATGGAGTCCATGTTGACGCCTCGTAATAGTAAATGGCACCGGCTAACCCCGAGCGACCCGGTGTTGGCGAAGTCCAGAAACGTGTCACTGTGGTTCGAGGAAGTCACGCGGTTGCTATTCGCGATGCGGTACAGCCCCCGAGCCAACTTCGCGTCGCAGATGCACGAAAAGTACATGAGCCTGGGCGCCTTTGGTACCGCCGGGATGTTTGTGGACGAGCGGGCCGGCGGAGGGATTCGGTATCACACTTTGAATCTAGCGCGAGTGTTTTTCGCGGAGAATCACGACGGCATCGTGGACACAATGTTCAGGACGCTGGAGTACACAGCGCGCCAGGCCGTCCAGCGCTGGGGCAAAGACAGGCTGCCACCGGCGATCGTGTCGGCCTTTGAGAAGGACCCCGACAAACCGTTTAAGTTCTTGCACGCTGTCATGCCGCGCGAAGACGTGCAACACGGTCGGATGGACTACAAGGGCATGCCGTTCGCGTCGTACTACGTCGCGCTCGACACGCAAAGCGTGGTGTCGGAGGGCGGGTACCACGCGTTCCCGGTGCCGATATCGCGGTATGTGACCGGGCCAGGTGAAGTGTACGGCCGGTCCCCCGCTATGCTGGCCCTGCCAGCCATCAAGACGCTAAACGAGCAGAAAAAGACGCTGCTAAAACAGGGTCACAGGGCGGTGGACCCGGTACTACTCCTGGCGGACGACGGGGTAATAAGCACGTTCAACATGCGCCCAGGCGCGCTTAACCACGGCGCGATGACGGCCGAGGGCAAGCGGCTAGTGGATATTCTCCCGACGGGCAACGTTGCCGTCGGGCACCAAATGATGGAAATGGAACGGCAGGACATCAACGAAGCGTTTCTAGTGACGTTGTTCCAAATTCTGGTGGACACCCCGCAGATGACGGCAACGGAAGTATTAGAGCGGGCCCGCGAGAAAGGCGCGTTGCTTTCACCGACGATGGGCCGCCAGCAATCGGAGTCGTTGGGGCCGCTTATTGAGCGCGAGCTGGACATCATGGCGCGGCAAGGGTTGCTACCGGAAATGCCGCCAGAACTCGTGGAAGCGCAGGGCGAGTACACCATTGAGTACGATAGCCCACTAAGCCGGGCGCAGAAAGCGGAGGAGGCCGCCGGCATGTTTCGAGCGATGGAATTTGCGACGGCCTACGCCACTCAGACCGGTGATCCATCGGCGTTTGACCACATCGATGTGGATATCGCAATGCCTGAGATCATGACGATAAACGCAGTGCCGGAGCGGTGGAAGCGCTCGGCCGAATCCATCCAAGCGCTACGTGAGCAACGGGCGCAAACCCAACAAACACAGCAAATGATCGAAGCGGCTCCCGCTGTCAGCTCAGTGATAAAAACCCAATCGCAGGTGTAG
- a CDS encoding GNAT family acetyltransferase: MRTVPYKPEHLISLSLQPAQQYLGGFVTQAYADALARYDSYTIMDDAGAIVACAGILPQWQNRAFGWSFIAADAGRHFTYIHRAVSAFLDRVPVRRIETTVDCEFAAGHRWARLLGFSLEAERMRGYRVDGGDCALYARVK; encoded by the coding sequence ATGAGGACGGTACCATACAAGCCGGAGCACCTAATATCGTTGAGTCTGCAACCGGCGCAGCAGTATTTGGGCGGGTTTGTGACCCAAGCTTACGCCGATGCTCTGGCGCGGTACGACTCGTACACAATAATGGACGACGCGGGCGCCATCGTTGCGTGCGCTGGCATATTGCCCCAATGGCAGAACCGGGCGTTCGGTTGGTCGTTCATCGCAGCAGACGCCGGCCGCCATTTCACGTACATACACCGCGCCGTATCTGCGTTCTTGGACCGCGTACCGGTTCGGCGGATCGAGACGACGGTTGATTGTGAGTTTGCAGCTGGGCACAGATGGGCGCGGCTGTTGGGTTTCAGTCTGGAAGCAGAACGTATGCGCGGCTACCGGGTTGACGGTGGCGACTGTGCGCTCTATGCGAGGGTTAAATAA